A genomic region of Sulfurospirillum tamanense contains the following coding sequences:
- a CDS encoding SH3 domain-containing protein — MRILLVVFLGVFLGGCSLLSPPVFTPPSYAHALPKLMQDVVPTSNQGTWYQEAFFMPWTQKGLDITAEDATWPWRVYLPFKGYYGETKQPRTQAWFDTLREEANIEALGSLNQNAITLENSALRNFPTHLPLFRSFAKAGEGFPFDYNQNTRISLMTPLKLSHYSKDGGWAFVLSSSSFGWIPASAITIIDQTLQEKIQRSPKTMILQDHTPLVSTRFETYAKLGTLLPLLDQNTAFKVEKDLHVTSLYLNPEQTQPWPLPMNAQTLAHVAQTLLNEPYGWGGLFDHRDCSAMTKDFFAPFGLWLPRNSAAQKKSGTYLSLKHLSNKEKEAMITRFGKPFLTLLYLPGHIMLYAGTHENTPVVMHNVWGIKTSLLGLEGRGVIGKAIVSDLHVGANHPLVASSDLLLSRLEGMTLVSQKSPQERLANAYPDAISHITDNTVWFHDGTKLPFDDGEEKDAAMLLENPSIKDHFFAPYPALLPLQIPTSNPGRARNDAFFKALYGQTKEEVESRLVAVRWLPSHTNQLLRFHGDHGAAKALQAVSDALDALPPELISYVDNPAGTHNYRTIAKTNRLSAHSYGIAIDINTQKGDYWQWSKTGAYRNQIPEIIVHIFEKHGFVWGGRWKHFDTFHFEYRPELVNP, encoded by the coding sequence ATGCGCATTTTACTGGTGGTGTTTTTGGGCGTTTTTTTGGGAGGTTGTAGCCTGCTCTCTCCTCCTGTTTTCACCCCGCCTTCTTATGCACACGCTCTTCCTAAGCTCATGCAAGACGTTGTCCCTACGAGTAACCAAGGTACGTGGTACCAAGAAGCATTTTTTATGCCGTGGACGCAAAAAGGCCTTGACATCACCGCAGAAGACGCCACATGGCCTTGGCGGGTTTACCTTCCCTTCAAGGGTTATTACGGCGAAACCAAACAACCCCGAACACAAGCATGGTTTGATACTTTGCGCGAAGAGGCAAACATCGAAGCCCTTGGTTCGTTAAATCAAAACGCCATCACCCTAGAAAACAGTGCCTTACGCAATTTTCCAACCCACTTGCCTCTTTTTCGCTCCTTTGCCAAAGCGGGTGAGGGATTTCCCTTTGATTACAACCAAAATACGCGCATTTCACTCATGACACCCCTCAAACTCTCCCATTACTCCAAAGACGGCGGCTGGGCCTTTGTGCTAAGTAGCTCCTCTTTTGGGTGGATTCCCGCTTCTGCAATCACCATCATCGACCAAACTTTGCAAGAAAAAATCCAGCGTTCACCCAAAACCATGATTTTACAAGACCACACGCCCCTTGTTTCTACACGTTTTGAAACCTACGCAAAACTAGGCACCTTGTTGCCACTTCTGGACCAAAACACCGCTTTTAAGGTCGAAAAAGATTTACATGTAACGTCGCTTTATCTAAACCCCGAGCAAACCCAGCCTTGGCCCCTCCCCATGAATGCCCAAACCCTCGCGCATGTTGCCCAGACCCTACTAAATGAGCCTTACGGGTGGGGTGGACTTTTTGACCATCGGGATTGTTCGGCCATGACCAAAGATTTTTTTGCCCCTTTTGGCCTTTGGTTACCGCGCAACTCTGCCGCGCAAAAGAAAAGCGGCACCTACCTTTCACTTAAACATCTTTCAAACAAGGAAAAAGAGGCCATGATTACACGCTTTGGCAAACCTTTTTTAACACTGCTATACCTTCCTGGGCACATCATGCTTTACGCAGGCACACACGAGAACACGCCCGTCGTGATGCACAATGTATGGGGCATCAAAACTTCTCTTTTGGGCTTAGAGGGGCGCGGTGTCATCGGCAAAGCTATTGTGTCTGATTTACATGTAGGCGCCAACCATCCTTTGGTAGCCTCTAGTGATCTACTGCTTTCGCGCCTTGAGGGGATGACACTTGTCTCGCAAAAATCTCCCCAAGAACGCTTAGCAAACGCCTACCCAGATGCCATTTCGCACATCACAGACAACACCGTGTGGTTTCACGATGGCACGAAACTCCCCTTTGATGATGGCGAAGAAAAAGACGCGGCAATGCTTTTGGAAAATCCTAGCATCAAAGACCATTTTTTTGCCCCTTATCCTGCATTGCTTCCCTTGCAAATCCCCACTTCCAACCCAGGGCGCGCTAGAAATGATGCGTTTTTTAAAGCCCTTTACGGACAGACCAAAGAGGAAGTAGAATCGCGCCTTGTTGCCGTGCGCTGGCTCCCAAGCCACACCAATCAGCTCTTACGCTTTCATGGTGACCACGGAGCAGCCAAAGCGCTTCAAGCGGTTTCGGATGCGTTAGACGCCCTACCTCCTGAACTCATTTCCTACGTCGACAATCCTGCAGGAACGCATAACTACCGCACCATCGCCAAAACAAACCGATTAAGTGCACACAGTTACGGCATCGCCATAGACATTAACACCCAAAAGGGCGACTATTGGCAATGGAGCAAAACAGGAGCCTACCGCAACCAAATCCCCGAAATTATCGTCCACATTTTT